In Entomomonas moraniae, one DNA window encodes the following:
- a CDS encoding thymidylate synthase — MKQYLDLMRHVREQGVFKEDRTGTGTYSVFGYQMRFNLEEGFPLVTTKKCHLKSIIHELLWFLNGDTNIAYLKENGVRIWDEWADEQGNLGPVYGYQWRSWPAPDGRHIDQISQLMAMIKKNPDSRRLIVSAWNPALVDEMALPPCHALFQFYVANGKLSCQLYQRSADIFLGVPFNIASYALLTMMIAQVCDLALGDFVWTGGDCHLYSNHLEQADLQLTREPYSLPTMKINPAVKSIFDFNFEDFELQNYQAHPHIKAAVAV, encoded by the coding sequence ATGAAACAATATCTCGATTTAATGCGACATGTACGTGAACAAGGCGTTTTTAAAGAAGACCGAACAGGAACAGGTACCTATAGTGTATTTGGCTATCAAATGCGGTTTAATTTGGAAGAGGGCTTTCCCCTTGTGACAACAAAAAAATGCCATTTAAAATCGATTATTCATGAGTTACTTTGGTTTTTGAACGGCGATACTAATATTGCGTACCTAAAGGAAAATGGTGTTAGGATTTGGGATGAGTGGGCTGATGAGCAAGGTAACTTAGGTCCTGTCTATGGTTATCAATGGCGTTCTTGGCCTGCCCCTGATGGTCGACATATTGATCAAATTAGTCAACTCATGGCGATGATTAAGAAAAATCCTGACTCGCGTCGATTGATTGTCTCAGCTTGGAATCCTGCATTGGTTGATGAAATGGCATTACCGCCTTGCCATGCTTTATTTCAGTTTTATGTGGCTAATGGCAAGTTGTCTTGCCAGCTTTATCAGCGTTCGGCTGATATTTTCTTGGGCGTCCCTTTTAATATTGCCAGTTATGCTTTATTAACGATGATGATCGCTCAGGTATGTGACTTAGCACTAGGTGATTTTGTGTGGACGGGAGGGGATTGTCATCTTTATAGCAATCATCTAGAGCAGGCTGATTTACAGTTAACTCGTGAACCTTATTCATTACCAACCATGAAAATTAATCCTGCTGTTAAAAGCATTTTTGACTTTAACTTTGAAGATTTTGAGTTGCAAAACTATCAAGCGCATCCCCATATTAAGGCTGCTGTTGCCGTGTAA
- a CDS encoding sulfite exporter TauE/SafE family protein translates to MSLTILLAYLLLGAGAGVLAGLFGVGGGLIVVPALMFSFTFLNLSENVATHLAIGTSLATIIFTSMSSAQTHNSKGSIDWNIVRWLALGIILGSVLGGFTASLLQGATLKIIIGCFVILMSIQLGFNLKPKASKKLPGKFGLSTVGMVVGWASAIFGIGGGSLTVPFLAFCSVPMQRAVGVSAACGLPIALAGTLSYMWFGWGVDGLPAWSIGYIYLPALIGISVTSMVFSRIGAKLAYRLSPELLRRMFAIFLLIVGCSFFTPL, encoded by the coding sequence GTGTCTCTAACTATTTTATTAGCCTATCTGCTTCTAGGCGCTGGAGCAGGTGTATTGGCTGGTCTTTTTGGTGTGGGTGGTGGGTTGATTGTTGTACCTGCATTGATGTTTAGTTTTACGTTTTTAAACCTTTCAGAAAATGTCGCTACTCACTTGGCAATAGGAACCTCTTTAGCAACAATTATTTTTACCTCTATGAGTTCGGCGCAAACGCATAATAGTAAGGGGAGTATTGATTGGAATATAGTGCGTTGGCTAGCCTTAGGTATTATATTGGGCAGTGTGTTAGGAGGTTTTACAGCGAGTCTATTACAAGGTGCTACGTTAAAAATTATTATTGGTTGTTTTGTTATTTTGATGTCCATACAGTTAGGGTTTAATTTAAAACCTAAGGCATCTAAAAAACTTCCCGGAAAGTTTGGTCTTTCGACTGTCGGCATGGTGGTAGGGTGGGCTTCTGCTATCTTTGGTATTGGTGGTGGTTCATTAACGGTGCCTTTTTTGGCTTTTTGCAGCGTACCTATGCAGCGTGCAGTAGGCGTTTCCGCTGCTTGTGGTTTACCGATTGCGTTGGCCGGAACCCTCTCTTATATGTGGTTTGGTTGGGGCGTAGACGGCTTGCCTGCTTGGAGTATTGGATACATTTATTTACCAGCTTTGATTGGTATTAGTGTTACAAGTATGGTATTTTCGCGCATAGGTGCAAAACTAGCCTACCGATTATCGCCAGAGTTATTGCGTAGAATGTTTGCTATTTTTTTATTAATTGTTGGTTGTAGTTTCTTTACCCCATTGTAA
- the lgt gene encoding prolipoprotein diacylglyceryl transferase translates to MLKYPAIDPVAISIGPIAIHWYGLMYIFGIAIAWFLGRSRLPRVQPALSKDDLSDLVFYCALGVILGGRLGYVLFYDLPVYAENPLRIFQIWNGGMSFHGGMLGVIVGIWVFAKRRKRTFFSLADFVAPLAPIGLGLGRLGNFINGELLGKPTSPDHEWLGMIFPQDPMHLVRYPSQLYQCFLEGLVLFLIVWFFSRKPRPAMAVSGMFLLWYGIFRFVVEFVRLPDPQLGYLAFGWLTMGQVLCLPMIIIGLALLIVAYNKKTPIVNSNA, encoded by the coding sequence ATGTTGAAATATCCTGCTATTGACCCAGTCGCTATCAGTATTGGGCCAATTGCTATCCATTGGTATGGACTGATGTATATTTTTGGTATTGCTATCGCTTGGTTTTTAGGGCGTAGCCGATTGCCTCGTGTTCAACCAGCCTTGTCAAAGGATGATCTATCAGATTTGGTTTTTTATTGCGCATTAGGTGTGATTTTAGGTGGGCGTCTTGGCTATGTCTTGTTTTATGATCTTCCTGTGTATGCTGAAAATCCTTTAAGAATATTTCAAATATGGAATGGTGGTATGTCATTTCATGGCGGGATGTTGGGTGTTATAGTAGGTATTTGGGTATTTGCAAAACGCCGCAAGAGAACGTTTTTTTCTTTAGCTGACTTTGTGGCTCCTCTAGCTCCTATAGGGCTAGGCTTGGGAAGATTGGGTAATTTTATTAATGGTGAACTTTTAGGTAAGCCAACAAGCCCGGATCATGAATGGTTAGGTATGATTTTTCCGCAGGATCCAATGCATTTAGTACGTTACCCCTCACAACTCTATCAGTGTTTCTTAGAAGGTTTAGTGCTTTTCTTGATCGTTTGGTTTTTCTCAAGGAAACCACGTCCTGCTATGGCTGTCTCTGGTATGTTCTTATTGTGGTATGGTATTTTCCGCTTTGTCGTGGAGTTTGTTAGATTACCTGACCCACAATTAGGCTATTTAGCTTTTGGTTGGTTAACAATGGGGCAGGTTCTTTGCTTACCAATGATTATCATAGGTTTAGCGCTGCTAATTGTTGCTTATAATAAAAAAACACCCATAGTTAATAGTAATGCATAA